A region of the Desulfobacter postgatei 2ac9 genome:
CCATACTGATGTCGATGATTTGACCAATCTTGTTGGAATTGGGACTGATGGCTGCATAGGCACCCCCCACCGCTTTATACCGTTTGTGTTTTCTACGCTCAATGGTTCTTTTTCTGCCAACCATAAGTAAACCCTTAACTTTCTGTGTTAAAAATCTTCTTTTTTTGCATTAAGTTATATAAGCAATATTTATACCCTCAATTTTTTTTTATGGTTTTATTCAATGGACGAAGTCCTAAACGACGAAAATAGCGAATAAATAAAAAAATTCCCATCTTGTCTTTTATTGGGGTCAATTTAAAGTTTTTCCGCTATTATGAAATTTATTTGGCAATAATTGTGTAAATAAAGTTTTAAATTGAGAAAAAAAATTCTGTGACCGTGGGCTTTGTATTTCTTCACGGCTCTGTTTGAAATATCCGACATACAGTTTGACACACACTGTAATCAAACCCTCTGTAACGCAAATAGTTGATTATTTTTTTTCTGCATTCCGATTCATCCAGACTGTTCCAGGACTGCTTTTTAGTTTCAACGGCTTTTAATGCCAGATCCTCGTCTTTATATACAGATAGCAGTTCTTCAGCAAGTGCCGGGTCGATACCTTTTTTGCGCAGCTCAAATCCAAGGGCAAATACGGATTTGGGTTTGTAACGGATTCGGCTTTCGATAAACCCGCGTGCAAATGCTCTATCGTCAAGGTAATTAAAGTTTGACAACTGCACAATAACCTGATCGATAATATTGCCGTCATATCCTTTATCAGTCAGATATTTTTTCATCTGCCGGATTGTTTTAGGGCTTTTTGACAGATACCCCAAGGCCTTTTGGTATGCTTTTTCAACACTCATTTTCTATATTCTTTCAGGGCTATTTTTCATTTCCTTTCGCTCCTTCAATCAGGCGACCAGGGGTCTTGACCAGATCCTCCAACAGGTTGAGCAAGCCTTTTCCCACTGCGGAAGGATGAAGGGGAACCACAGTGGGATCTGATATCTTACCATAGGCTCTGGCCGGGAAAGAGACAAGTCGGCCGTTAAGAATCACATTTACAACCGGAATATATTTAATGATGGTATCAATGGTTTTAAACGGGGCCACCAGAAAGGTGATATCCAGGGCATCATTTAGGGGATCTGCCCATCCTTCGGCAATGATGCCCATATTGTCTGCATCAATGACGGCATTTTTTATATGCACCACACTTTCTTTTACGTCTGCATCGGCAGTAAATGTCTTAAATCCAAACCCCTGTTGCTGCAGGTCCGTTTCTCCTATAATATTGACAAGTGATAAGAGCCTGGAAAGCACCGTGGCTTTGAATATACGGCCGGACCGGGCCTTAAAATTAAGATGCCCGTTCTGTTTGGATTTCACCATGTCAAAGGTCTGTGCGGAGCCGGCAAGTTCCCCTTCAAGTGTATAACTTCCTTTAATAACACTTTGAGTGCCTGTCAGGCATCCGATTGAAAGCGACACCTCCTTTGCCTGTTTCGTATTGAAAAACGTGTGAGTCAACACCCCGGGCCTGTCACCGGCGGGATTGATGGTTATTTTGCTTGAAAAATCAAGGCCGCAAAGAAGGGCATGGGTAATATCGATATGCGTGGACAATTGATGAATTGTCACCTTTGCCCGAACTCCCTGGTATACACGCTGGTCATAGTTCAATGTGTTGACGTTGATAAAAATCCGGTTTTGTTTTACCAGGGGGCGGGCGGATGCAGATGTTTTCTGCAGGGGCAAAAAGGAATCAAGATCAAGCGTGTCTGCAGTTATGGTGATGTCGCCTGTTTTATCCGTTGAAACCGTCAATGCATTGTCACCGGTTGCCTCCTGAAGTTTCCGGTAAAGATACGAATCAGGGTGAAGCATCTTTTCCAGGGTTGTTTTATCCAGTCGCCCGTAAAAAACAATCCTGGGCATATCCGGCTGGTTGTAAAAGGTTAGATCGGCATGGGTTCGTTTTCCATCCTCTATCTGCACCTTTGACGGGGTCATTTTGTCCACGGCAGGACCGTCTGCCATGAAGGATACCGTTGCACCCGAGATCATGCGTAACTTTCCCTGAAACAGACAGGCCTCTGGCTGCCTCATAAATTGTGCCCGGGTCAATGTCAGGGGCAGGATAATACTTTGGGTAT
Encoded here:
- a CDS encoding regulatory protein RecX — encoded protein: MSVEKAYQKALGYLSKSPKTIRQMKKYLTDKGYDGNIIDQVIVQLSNFNYLDDRAFARGFIESRIRYKPKSVFALGFELRKKGIDPALAEELLSVYKDEDLALKAVETKKQSWNSLDESECRKKIINYLRYRGFDYSVCQTVCRIFQTEP